The sequence TCCGCCGCTATCACCGCATCCCGATACGCCCGAGCGGCCGCCCGCAGCGCCGCCTCCGGATCCACCCCGTCCTGCTCGGCCCGTACGGCCAGCGCCAGCAGCTCGTACCCGATGCCCTCGCCCGACGGCAGCGGCACCTCCAGCCCGGCCGTCCGCGCCCGCGACGCCAGCTTGGCCGCCAGCGCCAGGCCGGGCTGGCCGAGCGGCACGCCCTCGGTCACCGAGCCCCGTCGCTTCTCCTCGGCCTTGGTCCGCAGCCAGTGGGCCTTGACGTCCTCGGGGGTCTCGGCGTCGGCCTCCCCGAAGATGTGCGGATGCCGGTGGAGCAGCTTCTCGACGATCGTCCCCGCCACGTCGTCGATCGAGAACGGCTCCTCCGGATCGTCCTGCGCGATCCGGGCGTGGAAGACGACCTGGAGGAGCACATCCCCCAGCTCCTCCCGCAGCTCCTCCCGGTCGCCCGCCTCGATCGCCTCGACCATTTCGTACGCCTCCTCCAGGCCGTACTTGGCGAGGTCCGCGTGCGTACGGATGCTGCTCCAGGGGCACTCGGCGCGGATCCGGTCCATCACCTGGACGAGATCGAGCAGCCGGGCGCCGGGCAGGTCGTACGAACCGGGCAGCAGCTCCAGGTCGGGCATGGTCTCGCGGCCCGAGCCGGCCAGCCGGGCCAGCCCGTCGGTCAGCGCGCTCTCCCCGTCGGCGGAGGTCAGGACGACGGCCGTA is a genomic window of Streptomyces gilvosporeus containing:
- a CDS encoding nucleoside triphosphate pyrophosphohydrolase, whose product is MNADASATDTGAGARPEGGGTGRLVLLTTSHRVAPGLLSWPAWQVLRAADRVLCADAEHPQLPYLAEAGIEAEIAAPAARELVDYCVPDARTAVVLTSADGESALTDGLARLAGSGRETMPDLELLPGSYDLPGARLLDLVQVMDRIRAECPWSSIRTHADLAKYGLEEAYEMVEAIEAGDREELREELGDVLLQVVFHARIAQDDPEEPFSIDDVAGTIVEKLLHRHPHIFGEADAETPEDVKAHWLRTKAEEKRRGSVTEGVPLGQPGLALAAKLASRARTAGLEVPLPSGEGIGYELLALAVRAEQDGVDPEAALRAAARAYRDAVIAAEGGAAG